The proteins below are encoded in one region of Casimicrobium huifangae:
- the cysS gene encoding cysteine--tRNA ligase: MPLQLFDTWTRSVREFTPLKAGEVGLYTCGPTVYNYAHIGNLRTYLFEDGLVRTLKLNGYRVNHVMNITDVGHLVSDGDEGEDKMEAGSRRTGQTAWTIAALYTDAFRADLKALNINEPDVWCKATDHIAEQISFIEEIEKKGYTYRTSDGIYFDTAKQPSYGYLGRLDIAGLQAGARVDLGEKKNATDYALWKFSSPAEKRQMEWDSPWGRGFPGWHIECSAMAHKYLGEYFDIHCGGEDHITVHHPNEISQTEAAYGTRLANFWMHGYFILLNSAKMSKSSGEFLRVQLLIDKGYDPIAYRYLCLTAHYRSQLTFSWDALDAAQTALERLRNTAYGLGAPSTADQDFVGRFMAMLNDDLNFPQALALTYEMLKSDLGAGVKKATLLKFDEAFGLGLAGWVPKVEDVPADVRAVADARWAARNAKNWPEADRLRSELTALGWTMKDGKDNYALTRG, translated from the coding sequence ATGCCCCTTCAACTCTTTGACACCTGGACGCGCTCAGTGCGCGAGTTCACGCCGCTGAAAGCGGGCGAGGTGGGGCTCTATACCTGCGGACCGACCGTCTACAACTACGCCCACATCGGGAACTTGCGCACTTACCTGTTTGAGGACGGGCTGGTGCGTACGCTGAAGCTGAATGGTTATCGCGTCAACCACGTGATGAACATCACCGATGTCGGGCACCTCGTATCCGACGGCGACGAGGGCGAGGACAAGATGGAGGCCGGCTCGCGGCGTACCGGGCAGACGGCCTGGACCATCGCCGCGCTGTACACCGATGCCTTCCGTGCTGACCTGAAGGCACTCAACATCAACGAACCAGACGTCTGGTGCAAGGCGACCGATCACATCGCTGAGCAGATCAGCTTCATCGAGGAGATCGAGAAGAAAGGTTACACCTACCGCACCAGCGACGGCATCTACTTCGACACTGCAAAGCAGCCATCGTACGGTTACCTCGGTCGCCTTGATATCGCTGGCCTGCAGGCCGGGGCCCGCGTTGATCTGGGCGAGAAGAAGAACGCTACCGACTATGCGCTGTGGAAGTTCTCGTCACCCGCAGAAAAGCGGCAAATGGAGTGGGACTCGCCGTGGGGGCGCGGCTTTCCTGGCTGGCACATTGAGTGCTCGGCAATGGCGCACAAGTATCTCGGCGAATACTTCGACATCCATTGCGGGGGCGAGGATCACATCACGGTACACCATCCTAACGAGATCTCGCAGACCGAGGCGGCGTACGGCACCAGGCTCGCAAATTTCTGGATGCATGGCTATTTCATCCTGCTCAACAGCGCCAAGATGAGCAAGTCGAGCGGTGAATTCCTGCGCGTGCAGCTGTTGATCGACAAGGGTTACGATCCGATCGCTTATCGGTACCTTTGCCTGACCGCGCACTATCGTTCGCAGCTCACCTTCAGCTGGGATGCGCTGGATGCGGCGCAGACGGCGCTGGAGCGGCTGCGCAACACAGCGTACGGCCTCGGCGCACCATCAACTGCGGACCAGGATTTTGTCGGCCGCTTTATGGCGATGCTTAACGACGACCTCAATTTCCCGCAGGCACTGGCGCTGACCTACGAAATGCTCAAGTCGGACCTCGGGGCAGGCGTGAAGAAAGCCACCTTGCTCAAGTTCGACGAAGCGTTCGGTCTTGGACTTGCGGGCTGGGTACCCAAGGTCGAGGATGTTCCAGCCGACGTGCGCGCCGTTGCTGATGCACGCTGGGCGGCCCGCAACGCCAAAAACTGGCCGGAAGCCGATCGCTTGCGCAGCGAGTTGACGGCGCTGGGCTGGACGATGAAGGATGGCAAGGACAACTACGCGCTGACGCGCGGATAG
- a CDS encoding DUF3047 domain-containing protein, whose translation MAKTAKVFLVTALATTPALLCAIDGVAPGPESIPRFSDRTAGAVVTPGDWSFQPVRTAKNLTTYTYVRDEEANAIVLEGIADNAGGALIHRFDGSAKSTPVLRFQWKVGNVIARSDPTTKAGDDYAARIYVTFAYDPARATMREKAENSVAHMLYGETPPHAALSYVFTHKVSRDSVITSPYTHRVKKLVVDDDPGSVGKWRQFERNVYDDYRRAFNEEPTRISGIALMVDTDNTGERARSRFGDITLRAR comes from the coding sequence ATGGCAAAGACTGCAAAGGTCTTTCTAGTCACCGCGCTGGCAACCACGCCCGCCCTGCTTTGTGCGATTGACGGCGTAGCGCCGGGCCCGGAGTCCATCCCCCGGTTCTCGGACCGTACGGCGGGTGCTGTTGTCACGCCGGGCGACTGGAGCTTCCAGCCGGTTCGCACGGCAAAGAACCTCACCACCTACACGTATGTGCGCGACGAGGAAGCCAACGCTATCGTGCTCGAAGGCATTGCTGACAATGCCGGCGGCGCCCTGATACACCGTTTTGACGGCAGCGCGAAGTCCACGCCAGTGCTGCGTTTTCAGTGGAAAGTCGGCAATGTGATCGCCCGGAGCGATCCAACCACCAAGGCCGGTGACGACTACGCGGCACGTATCTACGTCACCTTCGCGTACGACCCCGCGCGGGCGACAATGCGCGAAAAGGCCGAGAACAGTGTGGCGCACATGCTGTACGGCGAGACGCCACCTCATGCCGCGCTGTCGTACGTGTTTACGCACAAGGTCAGCCGCGACAGCGTCATCACCAGTCCGTACACCCATCGTGTCAAAAAGCTGGTGGTCGATGACGATCCTGGGTCAGTCGGCAAGTGGCGGCAGTTCGAACGCAATGTCTACGACGACTATCGGCGCGCCTTCAATGAGGAGCCCACCCGCATTTCGGGGATCGCCCTGATGGTGGACACCGACAATACCGGCGAGCGCGCCCGCTCGCGCTTCGGCGATATCACGCTGCGGGCACGCTGA
- a CDS encoding ATP-grasp domain-containing protein has protein sequence MKPLILVLFAQEYDELGLDPLIAGHDDYEFVREGFDFFTFPQNARILWFDVERFVDELAHKYRDCRVAAVVSTHEQFGALAASLLTAKLGLPGTPLKALLTAQHKFLARQIHSRALPEHVPPFCGFRYDADITQAVTIDYPIFVKPVKAAFSVLAKRCADEAALREHLRFRLWEKIIIKRLTWPFRRVSKKHLDCEIDADCFIAEGCVNGALQVCVDGYAHAGRVNILGTVDSVMYPGTSAFMRFEYPSRLDADVVARLEDIARRAVEAIGFTHGLFNVELFYQPASGRITIIEINPRMAGQFSDLYERVDGKSLWSLELDLALGRTPLFPHREGRFGAASSFVFREFGDAVKQAPPAEQQSWLTATYPDARLFLDLKHSTSRERETKWLGNYRYALVHMGGTDHDDMMARFDNVCEHLDFDVGPAGAKPSLWQRLQRSF, from the coding sequence TTGAAGCCACTGATCCTCGTCCTGTTCGCGCAGGAGTATGACGAACTAGGACTCGACCCGCTGATCGCCGGCCATGACGACTACGAGTTCGTCCGCGAGGGCTTCGACTTCTTCACCTTCCCGCAGAACGCACGCATCCTGTGGTTTGACGTAGAGCGCTTCGTCGACGAGCTCGCTCACAAATATCGTGACTGCCGCGTCGCCGCCGTGGTGTCGACGCACGAACAGTTCGGCGCCCTCGCCGCCAGCCTGCTGACGGCCAAGCTCGGCCTGCCCGGCACCCCGCTCAAGGCACTGCTGACGGCGCAGCACAAGTTTCTGGCGCGCCAGATCCACAGCCGCGCCCTGCCCGAGCACGTGCCGCCGTTCTGCGGTTTTCGCTACGACGCCGACATCACGCAGGCCGTGACCATCGACTATCCGATCTTCGTGAAGCCGGTCAAGGCCGCGTTCTCGGTGCTTGCCAAGCGCTGTGCTGACGAGGCGGCGCTGCGCGAACACCTGCGCTTCCGGCTGTGGGAAAAGATCATCATCAAGCGGCTCACCTGGCCGTTCCGCCGCGTCTCCAAGAAGCACCTCGACTGCGAGATCGACGCCGACTGCTTCATCGCCGAAGGCTGCGTCAACGGCGCGCTGCAGGTCTGCGTCGACGGCTATGCCCACGCCGGACGCGTCAACATCCTGGGCACCGTCGATTCGGTGATGTATCCCGGCACCAGCGCCTTCATGCGCTTCGAATATCCGTCGCGGCTCGACGCCGACGTCGTGGCGCGGCTCGAAGACATCGCACGCCGCGCGGTCGAGGCGATCGGCTTCACGCACGGGCTGTTCAACGTCGAACTGTTCTATCAGCCCGCCAGTGGCCGCATCACCATCATCGAGATCAATCCGCGCATGGCGGGGCAGTTCTCGGATCTCTACGAACGCGTCGATGGCAAGAGCCTGTGGTCACTCGAGCTCGACCTCGCACTGGGCCGGACGCCGCTGTTCCCGCATCGCGAAGGCAGATTTGGTGCGGCGTCCAGCTTTGTGTTCCGCGAGTTCGGCGATGCCGTCAAGCAGGCGCCGCCCGCCGAGCAGCAAAGCTGGCTCACGGCGACTTATCCCGACGCGCGGCTGTTTCTCGACCTCAAGCACAGCACCTCGCGCGAGAGAGAGACGAAATGGCTCGGCAACTACCGCTACGCGCTGGTGCACATGGGTGGCACGGACCACGATGACATGATGGCGCGATTCGACAACGTGTGCGAGCATTTGGACTTCGACGTCGGGCCCGCAGGGGCCAAACCCTCCTTATGGCAAAGACTGCAAAGGTCTTTCTAG
- a CDS encoding DUF547 domain-containing protein, giving the protein MKSITRLIAALALLITSTAFAQFDHSHKAFDDLLKKHVTYMSNGNASQVSYAGFARDRAALKAYLDSVSAVPEATYKSWNKNQQLAFLINAYNAYTIELILTKYPNLKSIRDLGGTFTKPWSLKFFTLFGKDTHLDNIEHDMIRADGVFNDPRIHVAVVCASIGCPMLRNEAFTADKLDALLEDGMQRFLSDKSRNRYDPRSKQLEISKIFDWYKKDFTKGYKGFSSLEATLGKYADRLSNDPAAQAEIKAGKVSISYLDYDWNLNDKK; this is encoded by the coding sequence ATGAAGTCCATCACTCGTCTGATCGCTGCGCTGGCGCTGCTGATCACCAGCACCGCATTCGCCCAGTTCGATCATTCGCACAAGGCGTTCGACGACCTGCTCAAGAAGCACGTCACCTACATGAGCAACGGCAACGCCTCGCAGGTGTCGTACGCGGGCTTCGCGCGCGACCGCGCGGCGCTCAAGGCCTATCTCGATTCGGTGTCGGCCGTGCCCGAGGCGACCTACAAGTCGTGGAACAAGAACCAGCAGCTCGCGTTTCTGATCAATGCCTACAACGCGTACACGATCGAGCTGATCCTGACCAAGTACCCGAACCTGAAGTCGATCCGCGACCTCGGCGGCACCTTCACCAAGCCCTGGTCGCTCAAGTTCTTCACGCTGTTCGGCAAGGACACCCACCTCGACAACATCGAGCACGACATGATTCGCGCCGATGGTGTGTTCAACGATCCGCGCATCCACGTCGCGGTGGTCTGCGCATCGATCGGCTGCCCGATGCTGCGCAACGAAGCCTTCACCGCCGACAAGCTCGACGCCCTGCTCGAGGACGGCATGCAGCGCTTCCTGTCGGACAAGTCGCGCAACCGCTATGACCCGCGCTCGAAGCAGCTCGAAATCAGCAAGATCTTCGACTGGTACAAAAAAGACTTCACCAAGGGCTACAAGGGCTTCAGCTCGCTCGAGGCCACGCTCGGCAAGTACGCCGACCGCCTGAGCAACGACCCCGCCGCGCAGGCGGAGATCAAGGCCGGCAAGGTGTCGATCAGCTACCTCGACTACGATTGGAACCTGAACGACAAGAAGTAG
- a CDS encoding FAD-dependent oxidoreductase, with amino-acid sequence MKSKIALLAIIAAVVGAFFYFDLGAYLTLEGFKSRQAALSAAVYANPLRAALIFFAVYVAVAATSFPGAAILTLVGGAIFGFWTGLLLVSFASSVGATLAFLSARFLLRDFVQGKFGDRLKPINEGVDKDGAFYLFALRLVPLFPFFVVNLLMGLTPLRTWPFYWVSQLGMLAGTAVYVNAGTQLAQLDSLKGILSPAILGSFVLLGIFPILAKKVLDWLKGRKVYAKWAHLKPKAFDRNLVVIGAGSAGLVTAYIAAAVKAKVTLIEKHKMGGDCLNTGCVPSKALIKSAKLLSQMKHGEQYGLRRATAEWDFADVMQRVQRVVTEVEPHDSIERYTELGVECLTGSAKIVSPWAVEFTAADGSQQTLTTKNIVIASGARPFVPPIPGLDSVDYLTSDTVWNLRELPKRLVVLGGGPIGSELTQCFARFGAQVSQVEMLPRILIREDPEVSAIVTRSLQRDGVAVLTGHKARQVLVENGEKILVCEHAGTEVRLPFDQILVAVGRTANVTGFGLEELGIPVRPNKTVETNDYLQTLFPNIFACGDVAGPYQFTHTASHQAWYAAVNALFGRFKKFRADYRVIPWATFTDPEVARVGLSETEAKEKNIAHEVTVYGIDDLDRAIADGTAHGFVKVLTVPGSKDGTILGATIVGEHAGDILVEFVTAMKYGLGLNKILGTIHTYPTMGEANKYAAGVWKRNNQPVKLLEWVRKFHAWERG; translated from the coding sequence ATGAAATCGAAAATTGCGCTGCTCGCCATCATCGCAGCGGTCGTCGGGGCGTTTTTCTACTTTGACCTCGGCGCCTACCTGACGCTAGAGGGCTTCAAGTCGCGCCAGGCGGCGCTGTCGGCCGCCGTCTACGCCAACCCGCTGCGCGCCGCGCTGATCTTCTTTGCCGTCTACGTCGCCGTCGCCGCGACCTCGTTTCCGGGTGCCGCAATCCTGACCCTGGTCGGCGGCGCGATCTTCGGCTTCTGGACCGGCCTGCTGCTGGTCTCGTTCGCCTCCTCGGTCGGCGCGACGCTGGCCTTCCTGTCGGCACGCTTCCTGTTGCGCGACTTCGTGCAGGGCAAGTTTGGCGACCGCCTGAAGCCGATCAACGAGGGGGTCGACAAGGACGGCGCGTTCTACCTGTTCGCGCTGCGGCTGGTGCCGCTGTTCCCGTTCTTCGTGGTCAACCTGCTGATGGGCCTGACCCCCCTCCGCACCTGGCCGTTCTACTGGGTCAGCCAGTTGGGCATGCTGGCCGGCACCGCCGTCTACGTCAACGCCGGCACCCAGCTGGCGCAGCTTGACTCGCTCAAGGGCATCCTGTCGCCCGCGATCCTCGGGTCGTTCGTGCTGCTGGGCATCTTCCCGATCCTCGCCAAGAAAGTGCTCGACTGGCTCAAGGGCCGCAAGGTCTACGCCAAATGGGCGCATCTCAAGCCGAAGGCCTTCGACCGCAACCTGGTGGTCATCGGCGCCGGATCGGCCGGGCTGGTCACGGCCTACATCGCGGCGGCGGTCAAGGCGAAGGTGACGCTGATCGAAAAGCACAAGATGGGCGGCGACTGCCTGAACACCGGCTGCGTGCCGTCCAAGGCGCTGATCAAGTCGGCCAAGCTGCTGTCGCAGATGAAGCACGGCGAGCAATACGGCCTGCGGCGAGCCACCGCGGAGTGGGACTTCGCGGACGTCATGCAGCGCGTGCAGCGCGTCGTGACCGAGGTCGAGCCGCACGATTCGATAGAGCGCTACACCGAGCTGGGCGTCGAATGCCTGACCGGCAGCGCCAAGATCGTCTCGCCCTGGGCCGTCGAGTTCACGGCAGCCGACGGCAGCCAACAGACGCTCACCACCAAAAACATCGTGATCGCCTCGGGCGCGCGGCCGTTCGTGCCGCCGATTCCGGGCCTCGACAGCGTCGATTACCTGACCAGCGACACCGTCTGGAACCTGCGCGAGCTGCCCAAACGGCTGGTGGTGCTGGGCGGCGGCCCGATCGGCAGCGAGCTGACGCAGTGCTTCGCGCGCTTCGGCGCCCAGGTGTCGCAGGTGGAGATGCTGCCGCGCATCCTGATCCGTGAAGACCCCGAAGTCTCCGCAATCGTGACCCGGTCGCTGCAGCGGGACGGCGTCGCGGTGCTGACCGGTCACAAGGCCAGGCAGGTGCTGGTCGAGAACGGCGAGAAGATCCTCGTCTGCGAACACGCCGGTACCGAGGTGCGGCTGCCGTTCGACCAGATCCTGGTCGCCGTCGGGCGTACGGCCAACGTCACCGGGTTCGGGCTTGAGGAGCTGGGCATCCCGGTGCGCCCGAACAAGACCGTCGAGACCAACGACTACCTGCAGACGCTGTTCCCGAACATCTTCGCCTGCGGCGACGTCGCCGGGCCGTACCAGTTCACGCACACGGCGTCGCACCAGGCCTGGTACGCGGCCGTCAACGCGCTGTTCGGGCGCTTCAAGAAGTTCCGCGCCGACTATCGCGTGATTCCCTGGGCGACCTTCACCGACCCCGAGGTCGCGCGCGTCGGACTGTCCGAGACCGAGGCGAAGGAGAAGAACATTGCGCACGAGGTCACGGTGTATGGCATCGACGATCTCGACCGCGCGATCGCCGATGGCACCGCACACGGCTTCGTCAAGGTGCTCACGGTACCGGGATCGAAAGACGGGACGATCCTCGGCGCAACCATCGTCGGCGAACATGCCGGTGACATCCTCGTCGAGTTCGTGACCGCCATGAAGTACGGCCTCGGCCTCAACAAGATCCTCGGCACCATCCACACCTATCCGACGATGGGTGAGGCGAACAAGTACGCGGCCGGCGTATGGAAGCGGAACAACCAGCCGGTGAAGCTGCTGGAGTGGGTGCGCAAGTTTCATGCGTGGGAGCGGGGCTAG
- a CDS encoding ABC transporter substrate-binding protein, which translates to MSKLRLSFACWNYDRTRALLDGSVRPDGIDLNYLCLPVEETFFRMARHREFDVAEMSFSSYCVSLNKPDRPFVALPVYPSRFFRHSCIYVNASSGIREPKDLIGKRIASPEYQMTAPVWIRGILQDHYGVPVTNAESEPYRFGGEEEPGRIEKIKLDLPPNIRLQAIGPTQTLSQMLAEGEIDALYTARAPSSFTRGDGRVRRLFENYAEIERAYWRDTGIFPIMHVIVMRREVYEANRWIAQSLTKAFYAAQQMAYDDLAETAALKSMLPWLVAHVEEARREMGADWWPYGLEPNRKALETFARYHFEQGLSKRQLGLDELFAPESLEAFKI; encoded by the coding sequence ATGTCAAAACTACGCCTCTCTTTCGCCTGCTGGAACTACGACCGCACGCGCGCCCTGCTCGATGGCTCGGTGCGGCCCGATGGCATCGACCTCAACTATCTGTGCCTGCCGGTCGAAGAGACGTTTTTCCGCATGGCGCGACATCGTGAATTCGACGTCGCCGAGATGTCGTTCTCGTCATACTGCGTCTCGCTGAACAAGCCTGACCGGCCGTTCGTCGCGCTGCCGGTCTACCCGTCGCGCTTCTTCCGTCACTCCTGCATCTACGTCAACGCGAGCTCGGGCATCCGCGAGCCGAAGGACCTGATCGGTAAGCGGATCGCCAGCCCCGAGTACCAGATGACTGCGCCGGTGTGGATCCGCGGCATACTGCAGGATCACTACGGCGTGCCCGTGACCAACGCCGAAAGCGAGCCATATCGGTTCGGTGGCGAGGAAGAACCGGGCCGCATCGAAAAGATCAAACTTGATCTACCGCCCAATATCCGGCTGCAAGCGATCGGGCCAACACAGACGCTATCGCAGATGCTGGCTGAAGGTGAGATCGACGCGTTATATACGGCCCGCGCACCCAGCTCGTTCACGCGCGGCGACGGTCGCGTGCGGCGGCTGTTCGAGAACTACGCCGAGATTGAGCGCGCTTACTGGCGCGATACCGGCATCTTCCCGATCATGCACGTGATCGTGATGCGCCGCGAGGTCTACGAGGCCAACCGCTGGATTGCGCAATCGCTGACCAAGGCGTTCTACGCCGCGCAGCAAATGGCCTACGACGATCTCGCAGAGACCGCAGCGCTGAAGTCGATGCTGCCCTGGCTGGTGGCACATGTCGAGGAAGCGCGCCGCGAGATGGGTGCTGACTGGTGGCCGTACGGTCTTGAACCAAACCGCAAGGCGCTTGAGACGTTTGCCCGCTATCACTTCGAACAGGGGCTGTCGAAACGACAGCTCGGGCTCGACGAGCTTTTTGCACCCGAATCGCTGGAAGCGTTCAAGATCTAG
- a CDS encoding Rieske 2Fe-2S domain-containing protein translates to MLTREENDLLCRVEGDAPMGQMMRRYWTPVCLIEEVAEADGTPVKAKVLGEDLVVFRDTDGRVGVMDEYCPHRRASLVFGRNENCGLRCLYHGWKMDVEGNVIEMVSEPAASVMAQKVKHTAYPVQEWGGFVWAYLGPRETMPEFRPPNWAPVADARVTIAKVILPCNWAQILEGAIDSAHSSSLHSSDMVPARVDGAKATDSLWLRPSTDKAPRLQVERTGYGFRYAAIRRPIANANVNDYVRQTVFVAPATALIPPNNLYNVANINVPMDDTHTAFYFIAWGHPEQTPDTATWRKFLRQTVGEDLDQYYRPLRNVENRFWQDRAAMKEGNFTGITGFPNQDVAMWLTMGPIAERWRERLGASDLAIVEFRKQMVDAVRAFARGEPAIGTGDAAIPAEVCSFQAIIPKTTDWREFSAQYVWDQAMPALEPSYSTQAASS, encoded by the coding sequence ATGCTGACCCGCGAGGAAAACGATCTGCTCTGCCGCGTCGAAGGTGACGCGCCAATGGGCCAGATGATGCGCCGTTACTGGACGCCGGTCTGCCTGATCGAAGAAGTCGCCGAAGCCGATGGCACGCCGGTCAAGGCGAAGGTGCTCGGCGAAGACCTCGTGGTGTTCCGCGATACCGACGGCCGCGTCGGCGTGATGGACGAGTATTGCCCCCATCGCCGCGCGTCGCTGGTGTTCGGGCGTAATGAAAACTGCGGTCTGCGCTGCCTGTACCATGGCTGGAAGATGGACGTGGAAGGCAACGTCATCGAGATGGTGTCAGAGCCCGCTGCCAGTGTGATGGCGCAGAAGGTCAAGCACACCGCTTACCCGGTGCAGGAATGGGGTGGCTTCGTCTGGGCCTATCTCGGCCCGCGCGAGACGATGCCGGAGTTTCGTCCGCCCAACTGGGCGCCGGTGGCGGACGCCCGCGTGACTATCGCCAAGGTAATCCTGCCCTGCAACTGGGCGCAAATCCTCGAAGGCGCCATCGACTCGGCGCACAGCTCGAGCCTGCACTCGTCCGACATGGTGCCCGCCCGTGTCGACGGCGCCAAGGCCACCGATTCACTGTGGTTGCGGCCGTCAACCGACAAGGCGCCGCGCCTGCAGGTGGAACGCACCGGCTACGGTTTCCGCTACGCCGCGATCCGGCGGCCCATCGCCAACGCGAACGTGAACGATTATGTGCGGCAGACAGTGTTCGTGGCGCCAGCGACCGCACTGATTCCGCCAAACAATCTTTACAACGTGGCGAACATCAATGTGCCGATGGACGACACCCACACCGCGTTCTACTTCATCGCCTGGGGGCACCCCGAGCAGACGCCCGACACCGCGACCTGGCGCAAATTCCTGCGGCAAACGGTGGGCGAAGATCTCGATCAGTACTACCGACCGCTGCGCAATGTCGAGAACCGCTTCTGGCAGGACCGCGCGGCGATGAAAGAAGGCAATTTCACCGGCATTACCGGGTTCCCGAATCAGGACGTCGCCATGTGGCTCACGATGGGCCCTATCGCCGAGCGCTGGCGCGAACGCCTCGGGGCCAGCGATCTCGCGATCGTCGAATTCCGCAAGCAGATGGTCGACGCAGTGCGGGCCTTCGCCCGAGGCGAACCGGCGATTGGCACCGGAGACGCCGCGATCCCCGCAGAGGTGTGCAGCTTTCAGGCGATCATTCCCAAGACCACCGACTGGCGTGAGTTCAGCGCGCAGTACGTGTGGGACCAGGCAATGCCGGCGCTGGAGCCGTCGTATTCCACACAAGCCGCATCGTCCTGA
- a CDS encoding PDR/VanB family oxidoreductase yields MMTTNEESWLSLAVVGKVQVASDIRMFTLAPVTGAADALLPQFTAGAHLTVITPAGIRRNYSLCSAPEDCRRYQIAVKREANGRGGSRSMVDDVAVGAHLMVSTPRNNFMLDRRAKSFVFVAGGIGITPILSMMRHLKAAGTVPFHLYYCTRDSASTAFASDLAIEFPGQFTLHHDGGDATQAFDFWPLFESPTVAHVYCCGPRGLMEAVADMTGHWPSGSIHFESFGIGAAAQAENTAFDVRLRSSGQVIHVAKELSILDALRAAGVSVRSSCESGTCGSCKTGLLVGEADHRDMVLGEDERAGNVMVCVSRAKSPELVLDL; encoded by the coding sequence CTGATGACGACGAACGAAGAATCATGGCTGTCGCTGGCCGTGGTCGGCAAAGTGCAGGTTGCGAGTGACATCCGGATGTTTACGCTGGCGCCAGTTACCGGCGCAGCCGACGCGTTGCTGCCGCAATTCACTGCAGGCGCGCACCTGACTGTGATCACCCCGGCAGGGATTCGTCGCAATTATTCGCTTTGCAGCGCACCTGAAGACTGTCGGCGTTACCAGATCGCCGTCAAGCGCGAGGCCAATGGGCGTGGCGGATCGCGGTCAATGGTGGATGATGTGGCCGTTGGCGCGCACCTGATGGTGAGCACGCCGCGCAACAATTTCATGCTCGACCGACGGGCGAAGTCCTTTGTCTTCGTCGCCGGCGGGATTGGCATCACGCCGATCCTGTCGATGATGCGGCACCTCAAAGCCGCAGGCACCGTGCCGTTCCATTTGTACTACTGCACCCGCGACTCTGCCAGCACCGCGTTCGCGAGTGATCTCGCGATCGAATTCCCGGGGCAGTTCACGCTGCATCATGATGGTGGCGATGCCACGCAGGCGTTCGACTTCTGGCCGCTTTTCGAGTCACCCACCGTTGCCCATGTTTATTGTTGCGGCCCGAGGGGCTTGATGGAAGCGGTGGCGGACATGACCGGCCACTGGCCTTCAGGCTCGATCCATTTCGAGAGCTTCGGCATTGGTGCTGCGGCGCAGGCCGAGAACACGGCGTTCGATGTACGGCTACGCTCGTCCGGGCAGGTGATACATGTGGCAAAGGAACTGTCCATTCTCGACGCGCTGCGTGCAGCGGGCGTCAGCGTGCGCAGCTCGTGCGAGAGTGGCACCTGCGGGTCGTGCAAGACCGGCCTGCTGGTGGGCGAGGCTGATCATCGCGACATGGTGCTTGGCGAGGACGAACGTGCCGGCAACGTGATGGTTTGCGTTTCGCGTGCGAAGTCCCCGGAACTGGTGCTTGACCTGTGA